The sequence below is a genomic window from Thioclava nitratireducens.
GCTGTTGGGCGTTAGGTCTTGCTCTTCGAGCCGCTCCATCCACCAGTTGCGGAAGTCGAGCATGTCGTCACCCGTGATTTCGTTAATCGCCTTGTCGCCGACAACCGCGATGAAGTTCTTCACTGCCTTCTTCCGGGGGTTCTTCCAGCGACGAAGTTGATCTTCGCTCTTCCCGAGTGTCTTGTCTTTCGCAAGGCCCCAATAGAGTTCAAGCGCCTTGCTGACGACAATCGGCGGCTCTTTGGCTCCTCCGAGGATCGCGGCAGCTTCAATAAGGTCAGGTTTGTCAGGTTGATCCTTGAAGCCGGGAACCGCTGCGAACCTTTCGCGCAGCTCTTGCACCGGCAGCTTCGCGGCTTGATCGGCCTGCATGTAGCGAAAGCCCCGAGCCGCTGCGAGATCCCGGGCAGCAGTGAAGCGCTCTTCCGCATCGCGACTGTCACCAGCCAGCTTCGCTTCCCAAGCAGCGGTCATCTGTTCCCAAGTCGCTGCTTCTTTGGTCGTGGCAACAGAGCGGGAATCTGTGTGCAAGCTCAGCCAGACAAACTTCCTCGGCTCGATGGCAGCGAAGCGCTTCGGCACTCTCTTGTAGAGATAGAGGGTGCCTTTTGCTGATCCATTGCGCGTAACGATTGCCATGCGTGGCACTCCAAATGCGGCAGGCCATGTATAGCAGTTTGTAAAGCAAAATGTATAGCAAAACTGACCCTGCGAAGCCTTGCGGCTCGCCGAAGCACTTGTTTTACAGGGGATTTGCAAACACTCGCCGGGGAAAGTGGCGGAGAGACAGGGATTCGAACCCTGGGTCGGCTCTCACCGACAACGGTTTTCGAGACCGCCGCATTCGACCACTCTGCCACCTCTCCGCATCAGGGGTCGTTTCGTAGGGCGGGATTTAGCCGCCCTCGCGCGCCCTTGCAACCCGTTTTTCGAGGATTTTTTCAGATCCTTCGCAAAGCCGTCATAAACGTGAGGTCAACGCATCCGGAGCGCCCCGTCGAGGCGGATCACTTCGCCGTTCAGATAGCCGCTCTGGACGATGAAACCGGCAAGTTTGGCGTATTCCGACGGATCACCGAGCCGCTTCGGGAATGTGACTTCGGCGGCGAGGCTGTCCTGCACCTCCTGGGGCAGGCCCTTCATCATCGGCGTGGCGAAAATTCCCGGCGCGATGGCGCAGCAACGGACGCCCTGGCTGGCCAGATCGCGGGCGAGGGGCAGGGTCATCGCGACGATTCCGCCTTTTGACGCCGCATAGGCTGCCTGACCCTTCTGGCCGTCGAAAGCCGCGATGGAGGCAGTGTTGATGATCACGCCACGCTCGGGGCCGGGGTTGCGGGCCATCTCGGCGGCGGCGAGGCGGGCGACGTTGAAGCTGCCCACGAGGTTGATGTCGATCGTGCGCGCGAAGCTCTCGAGCCGGTGCGGCCCGTCGCGGCCGACCACGCGCTCGCCGGTGGCGATACCGGCGCAATTGACCGCCACATCGATGCCGCCCATCGCGTCTACTGCGGCTGCGATCCCGGCGGCGACGCTGTCCTCGGAGGTCACGTCGACCTCGGCGAAGGTCGCGCCGATCTCTGCCGCATAAGCCTCGCCGCCCGCCTGGTCGCGGTCGAAGAGCGTCACCTGCGCGCCCGACTCAACGAAGTGCCGCGCGGTCGCAGCCCCCAGCCCCGAAGCGCCGCCGGTGATGATGGCGCGAATTTTGCTCAACTCCATGTGATACTCCCTCGAAATGAACGCGTGTTCATTAACCAGTGGAACCGCCGCTTTGTCCAGTGTTGCCAATGCATTTTGCGGCTGCAGCATCCGGCGCCCCGATCACGTCTTGTGACAGCTTCGGCAACCTGCCGCCTATGGCCGGAACCAAGCCGATTGACGTTGCATTGAATGAGCATAGGTCCGGGCAACGGATCTGATCCAAAACGTCTCAACGGGGGATGAACCCCCAAGACAGGAGAGAGAGAAACATGAAACGTATCATCGTTACGTCGAGCATTCTGGCACTCGCTGGCTCCGCCGCGATGGCGGGCGGCTACACCACCCCGGCACCGGCTCCGGAAGTCACCCCGGCCCCGGTCGCAGTCGCGCCCGCGCAGTTCAGCTGGGACGGCTTCTATGCCGGTGCTCAACTCGGTTACGGCAAGGCTGACCAGTCGATCGATGGCGACGGCGTCGTGGGCGGTCTGCACGCGGGTTACCTGCGCGACTTCGGCGGCTATGTCCTCGGTGGCGAGCTGGCTTATAACGCCGCGAACATCGACGACAACACCACCGGCGCGAAGGTCAACTCGATGACCGACCTCAAGATGATCGCCGGTGCGCCCTACAACAACATGCTGTTCTACGGCACGCTCGGTGCGTCTTACGTCGACGCTGAAGACGGTTCGGGTGCCAGCTACTCCGACACCGTTCCGCTGGTTGGCGTCGGCATGAAATATGCCATCAACCCGAAGTGGACCGTCGGTACCGAGCTCGACTACCGCAAGGGCAACAACTTCGACGGCACCACCAACGATCTGAACACCACGACGCTGAACCTAACCGCGTCCTACAAGTTCTGATCTCAGGCGGATCGTCTGATATCGACGGGCGGGGGGAAACCTCCGCCCGTTTTTCTTTGTCCGGATGATGCTGCGACGCGGCGGGATCGGGCAAGGCGGCTCAATCCGGAGCGATCAGGCCCAGCCCGCGCAGATAGACGCCGATGCCGCTTTCCAGAAGGTCCTCGGGGGCATAGGGCGCGCGATTCCCCTCGCGGGAATAAAGCTCCACGACGCCGTGGCTCATCGCCCAGACATGCGCCGCGACCATCGCGACGGGCGGGCGCTTCTCCGGCGGCATATGCGCCATCAGGGCGCGCGTCGCACGTTCCATCGCGTCGCTGGATTTGCGCGCCACCGCCGCAAGATCGGGTGAGCGGTTGGGCGATATGCCGCTTTCGAACATCGCCATGTAGTGACCGGGATATTTCCGCGCGAAGGCGAGATAGGCGCGCCCCACCGCCGAGAACGCCGCCAGCGCCGAAGGCTTGCCGCCGTTCCATGCATGATCGAGCAGGTCGCCGAAGATCAGATAGCCCTGCCGCGCACATTCCGCGATCAGGTCCTCGCGCCCCTCGAAATGGCGATAGACCGCAGCCGGGGTCACGCCTGCGCG
It includes:
- a CDS encoding TetR/AcrR family transcriptional regulator, whose product is MSKQGYHHGNLRQALVASALELIEEKGPTGFTLSEAAKRAGVTPAAVYRHFEGREDLIAECARQGYLIFGDLLDHAWNGGKPSALAAFSAVGRAYLAFARKYPGHYMAMFESGISPNRSPDLAAVARKSSDAMERATRALMAHMPPEKRPPVAMVAAHVWAMSHGVVELYSREGNRAPYAPEDLLESGIGVYLRGLGLIAPD
- a CDS encoding SDR family NAD(P)-dependent oxidoreductase, with amino-acid sequence MELSKIRAIITGGASGLGAATARHFVESGAQVTLFDRDQAGGEAYAAEIGATFAEVDVTSEDSVAAGIAAAVDAMGGIDVAVNCAGIATGERVVGRDGPHRLESFARTIDINLVGSFNVARLAAAEMARNPGPERGVIINTASIAAFDGQKGQAAYAASKGGIVAMTLPLARDLASQGVRCCAIAPGIFATPMMKGLPQEVQDSLAAEVTFPKRLGDPSEYAKLAGFIVQSGYLNGEVIRLDGALRMR
- a CDS encoding outer membrane protein, coding for MKRIIVTSSILALAGSAAMAGGYTTPAPAPEVTPAPVAVAPAQFSWDGFYAGAQLGYGKADQSIDGDGVVGGLHAGYLRDFGGYVLGGELAYNAANIDDNTTGAKVNSMTDLKMIAGAPYNNMLFYGTLGASYVDAEDGSGASYSDTVPLVGVGMKYAINPKWTVGTELDYRKGNNFDGTTNDLNTTTLNLTASYKF